The following proteins come from a genomic window of Natrinema saccharevitans:
- a CDS encoding metalloprotease family protein, whose product MSLRDVRGRWDSGLHSFWAFVGLLFAPGIVVHELAHAGACRLLGVKLTQTRLVGLPVIPAGLTKPALGWVRHERPRSAWKAFLIAIAPLVVNTVAALSVFTAVTRSLLPVDVITYPNTVSGLVRLHWDILVVETGLQTQLLGLLGLWIGVSLAVTAMPSTRDALNTAIVSLETEGLERRLVYGPSVVLFVLAASAFGFGLLYAVALTAVGLGGREALVAVRYDFIGYALASVVITLTVERRGFVGIVRSRLTNPSRSFLELTPVVLSRILSLQQEMEADEPLTDEAIAFLVAHLDHGQLEVRYQSASALATVAWEDHSRLGAWMDRLIERAVAEPVDSVRVKLLYSISAGAIPDTDRELLRDVSIDALTAESTDLRLVAAQVVGRLAKADPGLVAAHVETVLEALTDDELSETARGNLAVAVSRIAGEVPSAVRPYRDDLASHRTDSNEKVATFVERALKRTADGAGESRSDSHEG is encoded by the coding sequence CTCGGTGTCAAACTCACTCAGACGAGACTCGTGGGGCTGCCCGTGATTCCGGCCGGCTTGACGAAACCGGCGCTTGGATGGGTGCGTCACGAACGTCCACGCTCCGCGTGGAAAGCGTTCCTGATCGCGATCGCCCCACTAGTCGTCAACACGGTGGCAGCGCTTTCCGTCTTCACCGCGGTAACGAGGTCACTCCTTCCCGTGGACGTTATCACCTATCCGAACACGGTGTCCGGCCTCGTTCGCCTCCACTGGGACATCCTCGTAGTCGAAACGGGACTGCAGACACAACTGCTGGGATTGCTCGGGCTCTGGATTGGGGTTTCGTTGGCCGTGACGGCGATGCCGAGTACTCGAGACGCGCTCAATACGGCCATTGTCTCACTCGAAACTGAGGGACTCGAGCGACGCCTCGTATACGGTCCGTCAGTCGTCCTTTTCGTTCTAGCCGCCAGCGCATTCGGGTTCGGACTCCTCTATGCAGTCGCGCTTACAGCCGTCGGACTGGGTGGAAGAGAAGCGCTCGTTGCCGTCCGCTACGATTTCATCGGATATGCCCTCGCCTCGGTCGTGATCACGCTAACGGTCGAACGGCGCGGGTTCGTCGGAATCGTTCGGAGTCGGTTGACGAATCCCAGTCGCTCGTTCCTCGAGTTGACACCTGTTGTTCTCAGCCGAATACTGTCTCTCCAACAGGAAATGGAAGCCGACGAACCACTCACCGACGAGGCAATCGCGTTCCTGGTAGCGCATCTCGATCACGGTCAGTTGGAGGTCCGCTACCAGTCGGCGTCCGCCCTCGCCACAGTGGCCTGGGAAGACCATTCCCGTCTCGGAGCGTGGATGGACCGTCTGATCGAACGAGCGGTTGCCGAGCCAGTCGACTCGGTTCGAGTCAAGTTGCTCTACAGTATCAGTGCCGGCGCTATTCCGGATACCGATCGCGAGCTACTTCGTGACGTTAGTATCGACGCGCTCACCGCCGAATCGACGGACCTTCGTCTCGTTGCAGCGCAAGTCGTCGGCCGACTCGCGAAAGCCGACCCGGGGCTGGTGGCCGCACACGTCGAGACAGTACTCGAGGCGCTCACCGACGATGAGCTATCGGAGACCGCGCGTGGAAACCTTGCGGTAGCGGTCTCGAGAATCGCGGGCGAAGTTCCGAGCGCAGTCCGGCCGTATCGTGACGACCTCGCGTCCCATCGGACGGATTCAAACGAGAAGGTCGCGACATTCGTCGAGCGGGCGCTCAAGCGAACTGCTGACGGAGCCGGTGAATCACGGTCGGACTCGCACGAGGGGTGA